One window from the genome of Cryptomeria japonica chromosome 6, Sugi_1.0, whole genome shotgun sequence encodes:
- the LOC131043646 gene encoding uncharacterized protein LOC131043646 produces MASHGNPAAPPEVQEVPYPDSVGSWGGESEEGAGAPRVRFMCSYGGRILPRPHDNQLRYVGGETRIVAVSRHISYSLLSAKLSKLCGSNVTLKYQLPNEDLDALISVTTEEDLDNMMEEYDRLTVKSSSSSSARLRLFLFPAKLENATSLGSLLEGSKREHWFVDALNGVPILSRGRSEVSSLASDVPDYLFGLDNLEDWDRDERASKPAPANRKSRLNLNSQSPEVHSAPGSPMPESSPYGSTSSAPPCIDSGMLDLPPVKREGFDRQTLEIHEEILPQPLSAVGPQEIGLRTQDPRLVFEDHMTKMIFKPETTMTKTSPEGLTKEFGQFQISREHQESFEAVPESQPATINPAPKSPPPMKAEGNQKDAGQPDSATMRQEGSSSSLASMKREGSGSNLSAYGDDSRNPQQDRTKPIPAELRAEEIYKPPPEMLMQQQPQQYVPEQHYVEYTQAPHFVHPGQMPTAAYWQMHDDGAVPMYFVPAGAAAAPSPVQQQQHLPRQQPAYMPVQRIPASVAYTAPVQGGPPPGPLTQKISGVAPAPYPPKTAGKIPMYRASSRTVAPDPRVMMRPPAIPSSDQYAYAYEAANPSPLTQQMYYTQKATLMNPPYQGVMAPPVTVDLQAAPEKIVEGQKASRVSQSL; encoded by the exons ATGGCTTCTCATGGTAATCCTGCTGCTCCGCCGGAAGTTCAAGAGGTGCCTTACCCGGATTCTGTAGGTTCCTGGGGAGGTGAATCGGAAGAGGGGGCGGGAGCTCCACGCGTGAGGTTTATGTGCAGCTATGGCGGCCGGATTCTTCCCCGTCCGCATGATAATCAGCTGAGATATGTTGGGGGTGAGACTCGAATCGTGGCCGTGAGCCGCCATATCTCGTACTCGTTGCTCAGCGCGAAGCTTTCGAAGCTCTGCGGAAGCAACGTGACTTTGAAATACCAGCTCCCGAATGAGGACCTGGATGCGCTTATTTCTGTTACTACGGAGGAGGATCTTGATAATATGATGGAGGAATACGATCGGCTCACGGTGAAATCTTCGTCTTCGTCGTCGGCAAGGTTGAGGCTTTTCTTGTTTCCGGCCAAGTTGGAGAACGCTACCAGCTTGGGGTCTCTGCTTGAGGGGTCGAAAAGGGAGCACTGGTTCGTCGACGCGCTTAATGGCGTGCCGATTTTGTCGCGCGGCCGGTCTGAGGTTTCGTCCTTGGCGTCGGATGTGCCGGATTATTTGTTTGGGCTTGATAATCTGGAGGATTGGGATCGAGACGAGCGCGCTTCGAAGCCTGCGCCTGCGAATCGGAAGAGTCGCCTGAATTTGAACTCGCAGTCGCCGGAGGTGCACTCTGCGCCGGGGTCTCCCATGCCGGAATCTTCTCCTTACGGTTCCACTTCCTCCGCTCCTCCTTGTATCGATTCTGGAATGCTCGATTTGCCGCCCGTGAAG CGTGAAGGATTCGACCGCCAGACCTTGGAGATTCATGAGGAAATACTCCCGCAACCTTTAAGCGCGGTGGGGCCGCAGGAGATCGGGCTTCGAACTCAGGACCCGCGGCTGGTTTTCGAGGATCACATGACCAAAATGATTTTCAAGCCCGAAACCACCATGACCAAAACCTCGCCCGAGGGTTTAACAAAGGAATTCGGCCAATTTCAGATCAGTAGAGAACATCAGGAATCTTTTGAAGCCGTGCCAGAAAGCCAACCAGCAACAATTAATCCGGCCCCAAAATCGCCGCCGCCGATGAAGGCGGAGGGCAACCAGAAGGACGCCGGCCAACCAGACTCTGCAACCATGCGACAAGAGGGCAGCTCATCGAGTCTGGCCAGCATGAAGCGGGAGGGCAGCGGTTCGAATCTCTCCGCCTACGGCGACGACTCCAGAAATCCCCAGCAAGACAGGACTAAACCTATTCCGGCAGAGCTCCGGGCAGAGGAGATTTACAAGCCCCCGCCGGAGATGCTGATGCAGCAGCAGCCGCAACAATATGTTCCAGAGCAGCATTATGTGGAATACACACAGGCGCCTCATTTTGTCCATCCTGGACAAATGCCGACTGCAGCCTACTGGCAAATGCACGATGACGGCGCAGTCCCCATGTACTTCGTTCCCGCCGGAGCAGCAGCAGCACCATCCCCTGTTCAGCAGCAGCAGCACCTTCCACGTCAGCAGCCTGCATACATGCCTGTCCAGCGAATCCCTGCATCCGTTGCTTACACGGCCCCAGTGCAGGGGGGACCACCACCTGGACCCCTTACACAGAAAATTTCAGGAGTTGCCCCTGCTCCCTACCCTCCAAAAACAGCCGGAAAGATCCCAATGTACAGGGCATCATCCAGGACAGTTGCGCCTGATCCAAGGGTCATGATGAGACCTCCTGCTATACCTTCCTCTGATCAGTATGCCTACGCTTATGAAGCAGCAAACCCTAGCCCCCTTACTCAGCAGATGTATTATACTCAAAAGGCCACGCTCATGAACCCTCCATACCAAGGTGTCATGGCTCCTCCTGTGACTGTAGATCTCCAGGCTGCTCCGGAGAAAATTGTGGAGGGCCAAAAGGCGAGCAGAGTTTCTCAGTCTCTATGA